From Medicago truncatula cultivar Jemalong A17 chromosome 7, MtrunA17r5.0-ANR, whole genome shotgun sequence, a single genomic window includes:
- the LOC11405167 gene encoding 50S ribosomal protein L5, chloroplastic, whose protein sequence is MATTPSLLHSSASSFLSQFRALPTQFSSSSLLCHGNNRVVSVKADASGAVLVEKSEAETVYRLKTTYNDKIVPLLMEEFSYTNIHQVPKVKKIVVNCGIGEAAQNAKGLDAAILDLALITGQRPVKTRARNSVATFKIREGQPLGIAVTLRGKIMYSFLDRVINLGLPRTRDFQGVNISSFDGNGNYNIGIKDQTVFPELKSGIGTPRGMDICISTTAKTDQEGQKLLALMGMPFREGVEVTQIVRKKKLKSHHFDPKSKGRGDRAKK, encoded by the exons ATGGCTACAACCCCTTCTCTTCTACACTCTTCTGcctcttcctttctctctcaaTTTCGAGCTTTACCAACTCAATTTTCTTCCTCTTCGTTGTTATGTCATGGAAACAACAGAGTGGTGTCTGTGAAAGCTGATGCTTCTGGTGCTGTTTTGGTTGAGAAATCTGAAGCAGAGACTGTTTATAGACTCAAAACAACTTACAATGACAAAATTGTTCCTTTGCTTATGGAAGAATTCTCTTACACTAATATTCATCAG GTGCCTAAAGTTAAGAAGATTGTGGTAAACTGTGGTATTGGAGAAGCTGCACAAAATGCAAAAGGTTTGGATGCAGCAATACTTGATCTAGCACTGATCACTGGGCAGAGACCTGTTAAGACTCGGGCGAGGAATTCCGTTGCCACCTTCAAGATCAGGGAAGGTCAACCACTTGGGATTGCTGTGACACTCAGAGGAAAA ATAATGTACTCATTCCTAGACCGTGTTATCAACTTAGGACTTCCTAGGACAAGAGATTTTCAAGGTGTGAATATCAGCAGCTTTGACGGGAATGGAAATTACAACATTGGTATTAAGGACCAAACTGTGTTCCCAGAGCTGAAATCTGGTATTGGTACACCTAGAGGAATGGATATCTGCATCTCAACAACTGCTAAAACTGATCAAGAAGGACAAAAATTATTGGCTCTCATGGGTATGCCCTTCAGAGAGGGAGTTGAAGTTACCCAAATAGTTCGCAAAAAGAAGTTGAAATCTCATcattttgatccaaaatcaaaGGGTAGAGGAGACAGAGCAAAGAAGTAA
- the LOC11411203 gene encoding uncharacterized protein isoform X2 translates to MDFENEDQSLLDQATDSGLQKKLKISYTREFLLSFSGLDICKEFPSGFDRSLLSEFEDASLDRQRSTGALSTHSFRRNEYSSSPPTRGDMNNFSRGTHGKWDSRSSGRSDRDGDSQSEWDSDSGKRFGNQPRRSLQGPEHDGLLGSGSFPRPPGYAPGSSAPKFRANDNYQPNRSNEPYHPPRPYKAPHSRRETNDSFNDETFGSLECTNEDRAEEERKRRASFELMRKEQTEKLKLNPEKSKADFDLSSLIDDDSKRLVTRSNDSVEESPSTLAAISNDEKSSSLPHASARPLVPPGFASSMLERNTGTKISANTHAAEAGQLEPGGDTRGSYVFSINPENKEGKLPTKQVDNNQQNLQKADINVSINNEKEDILNLSYAADIPNIKIGMSDQLRKRSALSEALEASDDSKFIQLNAEVKGKEAVGAAFNPESSESILYKLFGNASTLTSGISTSIVEPDPKADETWSPHAFQSSKFAHWFAEEEKKPMDDLTPRPNDLLSLIVGGEKGGLQVSGVETTHHVAPNFTYCNPEPAGEHVATNVTHTAIVNSGLSHESDKPEILPAVLTCEDLEQSILSQVGENGSSSQQRLKDKDFGAKTGKSTSIDGHASEHLLSLLQKGSLHKDMELSSVLDSTDMVHNTEGVTTGKFLDNPEEANADASNPSKTLTLETLFGSAFMKELQSVGAPLSVQRGSIGSSGADFSESQLFPFPTSENSHPPPAELSLNRHGSGVFPSEQTHQPKSNRFEEQWLGYGDSHGDVNPSMLHSGIPKASGFNRSHDIRLPEEDNLISAGDPLQSFLSVGNSAKAELSQESPVEITRKLAALNSAFRDERLMMRNQEGQAYPRGPYDIREPGIPYQNLNSHRPSQLQPHQLNHFGPMLNQLDSHSPHISSYMKHATSEGMVHHGSPTNRQFPGNMLRPPFHQPSSVVTGFDPPAHHPLLQQMHMQGNLHPPHLLRGFPRGATMPPHPSNPMAGIMQEPNPMQGFPFGGQQHPSLGGPGMQLQAPAVAGGRNHPEALQRLFEMELRSNSKPIHPSGHNQGIHGHELDLGFGYR, encoded by the exons ATGGATTTTGAAAACGAAGATCAGAGCTTGTTGGATCAAGCAACTGATAGTGGATTGCAAAA GAAGTTGAAAATTTCATACACAAGAGAGTTTTTGCTATCGTTTAGTGGATTGGATATTTGCAAAGAGTTTCCAAGTGGGTTTGATCGGTCACTTTTAAG TGAATTTGAAGACGCTTCACTGGATAGACAGAGAAGTACCGGTGCTCTGTCAACACATAGTTTCAGACGTAATGAATACAGTTCATCCCCTCCAACCAGAGGGGATATGAATAACTTTTCGCGGGGAACCCATGGAAAATGGGATTCTCGCTCTTCTGGACGTTCAGATAGAGACGGTGATTCTCAATCAGAATGGGATTCAG AttctggaaaacgttttggcaaCCAGCCTCGTAGATCATTGCAAGGTCCTGAGCATGATGGACTTCTAGGTAGTGGTTCGTTTCCAAGACCACCTGGGTATGCGCCTGGGTCGTCTGCTCCTAAGTTTCGAGCTAATGACAATTACCAGCCAAATCGATCTAATGAGCCGTATCATCCTCCTCGCCCATATAAG GCACCTCACTCGCGTAGAGAAACTAATGACTCTTTCAATGATGAAACTTTTGGTTCTTTGGAGTGTACAAACGAGGACAGGGCagaagaggaaagaaagagaagag cCTCTTTCGAATTGATGAGGAAAGAGCAAACAGAAAAGCTTAAGTTGAATCCAGAAAAGAGTAAAGCGGATTTCGACCTTTCTTCACTTATTGACGATGATTCAAAAAGGCTAGTTACTCGAAGCAATGATTCAGTGGAGGAGTCTCCTTCGACTTTAGCAGCTATAAGCAATGATGAGAAATCTTCTTCCCTTCCACATGCTTCAGCAAGACCACTTGTACCCCCTGGTTTTGCAAGCTCAATGTTGGAAAGGAATACGGGTACCAAAATATCCGCAAACACTCATGCAGCAGAG GCTGGGCAACTTGAGCCTGGAGGAGATACCAGAGGTAGCTATGTATTCAGTATAAATCCTGAAAATAAAGAAGGAAAATTACCAACCAAGCAAGTGGATAACAATCAACAAAATCTTCAAAAGGCAGATATAAATGTTTCAATCAACAATGAGAAAgaagatattttaaatttatcataTGCTGCGGATATCCCCAACATTAAAATTGGAATGAGTGATCAACTAAGAAAGAGGTCTGCTCTTTCAGAAGCCTTGGAAGCATCAGATGACAGTAAATTTATTCAACTTAATGCTGAAGTAAAAGGAAAGGAGGCTGTTGGAGCAGCTTTCAATCCTGAGAGTTCCGAGTCTATCCTATACAAGCTTTTTGGTAATGCTTCAACGCTAACCAGTGGCATATCAACTAGTATTGTTGAG CCCGATCCTAAAGCAGATGAGACATGGAGTCCACATGCCTTCCAATCTTCAAAGTTTGCTCATTGGTTTGCTGAAGAAG AAAAGAAGCCGATGGATGACTTGACACCTAGGCCAAATGACTTGCTCTCGCTTATTGTTGGCGGTGAAAAGGGTGGGCTGCAGGTTTCCGGTGTAGAGACTACCCATCATGTTGCACCGAATTTTACTTATTGTAATCCTGAACCCGCTGGTGAGCATGTGGCAACAAATGTAACACATACAGCTATTGTCAACTCTGGGCTATCACACGAGAGCGATAAACCCGAGATTTTACCAGCAGTTCTTACATGTGAAGATCTTGAACAGTCAATTCTATCACAAGTTGGTGAAAATGGTTCATCATCTCAGCAGCGCTTGAAGGACAAAGACTTTGGTGCAAAGACTGGGAAGTCCACTTCAATTGATGGTCATGCATCCGAACACCTTCTTTCTTTGTTACAGAAAGGATCCTTACATAAAGATATGGAACTATCATCTGTTCTAGATTCTACTGACATGGTGCACAACACTGAAGGAGTAACTACTGGCAAATTTCTTGATAATCCAGAGGAAGCAAACGCCGATGCTTCTAATCCATCAAAAACACTGACGCTGGAAACACTTTTTGGATCAGCTTTTATGAAGGAGCTGCAATCAGTTGGAGCACCCCTTTCTGTTCAAAGAGGTTCAATTGGATCTTCAGGGGCAGATTTTTCAGAGTCTCAGTTGTTTCCTTTCCCTACCTCAGAAAATTCTCATCCTCCTCCTGCCGAGCTTTCACTAAACAGACATGGAAGTGGTGTCTTTCCATCAGAACAAACTCATCAACCCAAATCAAATAGATTTGAAGAGCAGTGGTTAGGTTATGGTGATTCTCATGGAGATGTTAATCCATCGATGCTTCACAGTGGAATTCCTAAGGCTAGTGGTTTCAATAGGTCTCATGATATTCGCCTCCCTGAAGAAGATAACTTGATTTCTGCCGGTGATCCTCTGCAGTCCTTTTTATCTGTTGGAAATTCGGCTAAGGCAGAATTGTCTCAAGAATCACCTGTTGAGATTACTAGAAAACTGGCAGCTCTGAATTCTGCATTTAGAGACGAACGACTTATGATGAGAAATCAAGAAGGTCAAGCATACCCTCGTGGTCCTTATGATATAAGGGAACCTGGTATTCCATATCAAAATCTTAACTCCCACCGACCTTCACAACTCCAACCTCATCAGCTGAATCACTTTGGTCCAATGTTGAATCAACTGGATTCACATTCTCCTCATATTAGTTCTTATATGAAGCATGCGACTTCTGAGGGCATGGTTCATCATGGCTCTCCAACCAACCGTCAATTTCCGGGAAATATGCTTCGTCCTCCTTTTCATCAACCAAGCAGTGTTGTAACTGGGTTTGATCCTCCTGCTCATCACCCTCTGTTACAACAGATGCACATGCAAGGGAACCTTCATCCACCTCATCTATTACGAGGTTTCCCAAGGGGTGCTACAATGCCCCCTCATCCCAGTAATCCGATGGCTGGTATTATGCAAGAACCAAACCCAATGCAAGGCTTCCCATTTGGTGGCCAGCAGCATCCTAGTTTAGGTGGCCCTGGAATGCAATTGCAAG CTCCTGCGGTTGCAGGTGGAAGGAATCATCCAGAAGCACTTCAGAGGCTTTTCGAGATGGAGCTTAGGTCAAACTCAAAGCCTATCCATCCTTCAGGTCACAACCAGGGGATTCATGGTCATGAGCTAGACTTGGGTTTTGGCTATAGATAG
- the LOC11411203 gene encoding uncharacterized protein isoform X1: MDFENEDQSLLDQATDSGLQKKLKISYTREFLLSFSGLDICKEFPSGFDRSLLSEFEDASLDRQRSTGALSTHSFRRNEYSSSPPTRGDMNNFSRGTHGKWDSRSSGRSDRDGDSQSEWDSDSGKRFGNQPRRSLQGPEHDGLLGSGSFPRPPGYAPGSSAPKFRANDNYQPNRSNEPYHPPRPYKAPHSRRETNDSFNDETFGSLECTNEDRAEEERKRRASFELMRKEQTEKLKLNPEKSKADFDLSSLIDDDSKRLVTRSNDSVEESPSTLAAISNDEKSSSLPHASARPLVPPGFASSMLERNTGTKISANTHAAEAGQLEPGGDTRGSYVFSINPENKEGKLPTKQVDNNQQNLQKADINVSINNEKEDILNLSYAADIPNIKIGMSDQLRKRSALSEALEASDDSKFIQLNAEVKGKEAVGAAFNPESSESILYKLFGNASTLTSGISTSIVEQPDPKADETWSPHAFQSSKFAHWFAEEEKKPMDDLTPRPNDLLSLIVGGEKGGLQVSGVETTHHVAPNFTYCNPEPAGEHVATNVTHTAIVNSGLSHESDKPEILPAVLTCEDLEQSILSQVGENGSSSQQRLKDKDFGAKTGKSTSIDGHASEHLLSLLQKGSLHKDMELSSVLDSTDMVHNTEGVTTGKFLDNPEEANADASNPSKTLTLETLFGSAFMKELQSVGAPLSVQRGSIGSSGADFSESQLFPFPTSENSHPPPAELSLNRHGSGVFPSEQTHQPKSNRFEEQWLGYGDSHGDVNPSMLHSGIPKASGFNRSHDIRLPEEDNLISAGDPLQSFLSVGNSAKAELSQESPVEITRKLAALNSAFRDERLMMRNQEGQAYPRGPYDIREPGIPYQNLNSHRPSQLQPHQLNHFGPMLNQLDSHSPHISSYMKHATSEGMVHHGSPTNRQFPGNMLRPPFHQPSSVVTGFDPPAHHPLLQQMHMQGNLHPPHLLRGFPRGATMPPHPSNPMAGIMQEPNPMQGFPFGGQQHPSLGGPGMQLQAPAVAGGRNHPEALQRLFEMELRSNSKPIHPSGHNQGIHGHELDLGFGYR, from the exons ATGGATTTTGAAAACGAAGATCAGAGCTTGTTGGATCAAGCAACTGATAGTGGATTGCAAAA GAAGTTGAAAATTTCATACACAAGAGAGTTTTTGCTATCGTTTAGTGGATTGGATATTTGCAAAGAGTTTCCAAGTGGGTTTGATCGGTCACTTTTAAG TGAATTTGAAGACGCTTCACTGGATAGACAGAGAAGTACCGGTGCTCTGTCAACACATAGTTTCAGACGTAATGAATACAGTTCATCCCCTCCAACCAGAGGGGATATGAATAACTTTTCGCGGGGAACCCATGGAAAATGGGATTCTCGCTCTTCTGGACGTTCAGATAGAGACGGTGATTCTCAATCAGAATGGGATTCAG AttctggaaaacgttttggcaaCCAGCCTCGTAGATCATTGCAAGGTCCTGAGCATGATGGACTTCTAGGTAGTGGTTCGTTTCCAAGACCACCTGGGTATGCGCCTGGGTCGTCTGCTCCTAAGTTTCGAGCTAATGACAATTACCAGCCAAATCGATCTAATGAGCCGTATCATCCTCCTCGCCCATATAAG GCACCTCACTCGCGTAGAGAAACTAATGACTCTTTCAATGATGAAACTTTTGGTTCTTTGGAGTGTACAAACGAGGACAGGGCagaagaggaaagaaagagaagag cCTCTTTCGAATTGATGAGGAAAGAGCAAACAGAAAAGCTTAAGTTGAATCCAGAAAAGAGTAAAGCGGATTTCGACCTTTCTTCACTTATTGACGATGATTCAAAAAGGCTAGTTACTCGAAGCAATGATTCAGTGGAGGAGTCTCCTTCGACTTTAGCAGCTATAAGCAATGATGAGAAATCTTCTTCCCTTCCACATGCTTCAGCAAGACCACTTGTACCCCCTGGTTTTGCAAGCTCAATGTTGGAAAGGAATACGGGTACCAAAATATCCGCAAACACTCATGCAGCAGAG GCTGGGCAACTTGAGCCTGGAGGAGATACCAGAGGTAGCTATGTATTCAGTATAAATCCTGAAAATAAAGAAGGAAAATTACCAACCAAGCAAGTGGATAACAATCAACAAAATCTTCAAAAGGCAGATATAAATGTTTCAATCAACAATGAGAAAgaagatattttaaatttatcataTGCTGCGGATATCCCCAACATTAAAATTGGAATGAGTGATCAACTAAGAAAGAGGTCTGCTCTTTCAGAAGCCTTGGAAGCATCAGATGACAGTAAATTTATTCAACTTAATGCTGAAGTAAAAGGAAAGGAGGCTGTTGGAGCAGCTTTCAATCCTGAGAGTTCCGAGTCTATCCTATACAAGCTTTTTGGTAATGCTTCAACGCTAACCAGTGGCATATCAACTAGTATTGTTGAG CAGCCCGATCCTAAAGCAGATGAGACATGGAGTCCACATGCCTTCCAATCTTCAAAGTTTGCTCATTGGTTTGCTGAAGAAG AAAAGAAGCCGATGGATGACTTGACACCTAGGCCAAATGACTTGCTCTCGCTTATTGTTGGCGGTGAAAAGGGTGGGCTGCAGGTTTCCGGTGTAGAGACTACCCATCATGTTGCACCGAATTTTACTTATTGTAATCCTGAACCCGCTGGTGAGCATGTGGCAACAAATGTAACACATACAGCTATTGTCAACTCTGGGCTATCACACGAGAGCGATAAACCCGAGATTTTACCAGCAGTTCTTACATGTGAAGATCTTGAACAGTCAATTCTATCACAAGTTGGTGAAAATGGTTCATCATCTCAGCAGCGCTTGAAGGACAAAGACTTTGGTGCAAAGACTGGGAAGTCCACTTCAATTGATGGTCATGCATCCGAACACCTTCTTTCTTTGTTACAGAAAGGATCCTTACATAAAGATATGGAACTATCATCTGTTCTAGATTCTACTGACATGGTGCACAACACTGAAGGAGTAACTACTGGCAAATTTCTTGATAATCCAGAGGAAGCAAACGCCGATGCTTCTAATCCATCAAAAACACTGACGCTGGAAACACTTTTTGGATCAGCTTTTATGAAGGAGCTGCAATCAGTTGGAGCACCCCTTTCTGTTCAAAGAGGTTCAATTGGATCTTCAGGGGCAGATTTTTCAGAGTCTCAGTTGTTTCCTTTCCCTACCTCAGAAAATTCTCATCCTCCTCCTGCCGAGCTTTCACTAAACAGACATGGAAGTGGTGTCTTTCCATCAGAACAAACTCATCAACCCAAATCAAATAGATTTGAAGAGCAGTGGTTAGGTTATGGTGATTCTCATGGAGATGTTAATCCATCGATGCTTCACAGTGGAATTCCTAAGGCTAGTGGTTTCAATAGGTCTCATGATATTCGCCTCCCTGAAGAAGATAACTTGATTTCTGCCGGTGATCCTCTGCAGTCCTTTTTATCTGTTGGAAATTCGGCTAAGGCAGAATTGTCTCAAGAATCACCTGTTGAGATTACTAGAAAACTGGCAGCTCTGAATTCTGCATTTAGAGACGAACGACTTATGATGAGAAATCAAGAAGGTCAAGCATACCCTCGTGGTCCTTATGATATAAGGGAACCTGGTATTCCATATCAAAATCTTAACTCCCACCGACCTTCACAACTCCAACCTCATCAGCTGAATCACTTTGGTCCAATGTTGAATCAACTGGATTCACATTCTCCTCATATTAGTTCTTATATGAAGCATGCGACTTCTGAGGGCATGGTTCATCATGGCTCTCCAACCAACCGTCAATTTCCGGGAAATATGCTTCGTCCTCCTTTTCATCAACCAAGCAGTGTTGTAACTGGGTTTGATCCTCCTGCTCATCACCCTCTGTTACAACAGATGCACATGCAAGGGAACCTTCATCCACCTCATCTATTACGAGGTTTCCCAAGGGGTGCTACAATGCCCCCTCATCCCAGTAATCCGATGGCTGGTATTATGCAAGAACCAAACCCAATGCAAGGCTTCCCATTTGGTGGCCAGCAGCATCCTAGTTTAGGTGGCCCTGGAATGCAATTGCAAG CTCCTGCGGTTGCAGGTGGAAGGAATCATCCAGAAGCACTTCAGAGGCTTTTCGAGATGGAGCTTAGGTCAAACTCAAAGCCTATCCATCCTTCAGGTCACAACCAGGGGATTCATGGTCATGAGCTAGACTTGGGTTTTGGCTATAGATAG
- the LOC11406613 gene encoding putative disease resistance RPP13-like protein 1, protein MFATGGAFLSAPILTMMDKLTSTEFQDYVNNMKLNHSLLKQLQTTLLTLEAVLVDAERKQIHDPAVREWLNDLKDAIYDTEDLLNQISYDSIQSKVTNQVLNFLSSLFSNTNGEVNSQIKISCERLQLFAQQKDILGLQTVSWKVLTGPPTTLLVNEYVTVGRKDDKEELVNMLISDTDNNNIGVVAITGMGGIGKTTLARLIYNQEEVKNHFDVQVWVCVSEDFDMLRVTKSLLEVVTSREWNTNNLDLLRVELKKNLNNKRFLIVLDDVWNENGCDWDELICPFFGKSGSKVIITTREQRVAEAVRAFHIHKLAHLSDEDSWHLLSKCAFRSENFHGDEYPTLEEIGRRIAMKCGGLPLAARALGGLLRDTVDAEKWNAILNSDIWNLSNDKVMPALHLSYQDLPCHLKRCFAYCSIFPKDYQLDRKQLVLLWMAEGFIEHYLGPKEAEEIGNEFFAELISRSLIQQAYDDTDGEKFVMHDRISDLAAFVSGTSCCCLKYGGKISRNVRYLSYNREKHDISSKCEIFHDFKVLRSFLPIGPLWGQNCLPRQVVVDLLPTLIRLRVLSLSKYRNVTKLPDSLDTLTQLRYLDLSNTRIKSLPSTICNLYNLQTLILSYCYRLTDLPTHIGMLINLRHLDISGTNIKELPMQIVELEELRTLTVFIVGKGQIGLSIKELRKYPRLQGKLTILNLHNVTDSMEAFSANLKSKEQIEELVLQWGEQTEDHRTEKTVLDMLRPSINLKKLSIGYYGGKSFPSWLGDSSFFNMVYLSISNCEYCLTLPSLGHLSSLKDLRLDGMRMLKTIGPEFYGMVGEGSNSSFEPFPSLQNLQFRNMSSWKEWLPFEGGKLPFPCLQTLRLQKCSELRGHLPNHLPSIQQIIIIDCGRLLETPSTLHWLSTIENKNIVYLK, encoded by the coding sequence atgtttgcaaCAGGTGGTGCCTTTCTCTCCGCTCCTATTTTAACCATGATGGACAAACTAACCTCAACAGAGTTTCAAGATTACGTCAACAACATGAAGCTGAATCACTCTCTCTTGAAGCAGTTGCAAACAACACTTCTCACTCTTGAAGCGGTGCTAGTTGATGCAGAGAGGAAGCAGATCCATGATCCGGCTGTCCGAGAATGGCTTAATGATTTAAAAGATGCAATCTATGATACAGAGGATTTGCTGAACCAAATTAGTTACGATTCCATACAATCCAAGGTCACAAATCAGGTGCTGAACTTCCTTTCATCTCTTTTTTCTAACACCAATGGAGAAGTGAATTCCCAAATAAAGATATCTTGTGAAAGACTGCAGCTCTTTGCCCAACAGAAAGATATCCTTGGCTTGCAAACGGTAAGTTGGAAGGTTTTGACTGGACCTCCTACAACATTACTAGTAAATGAATATGTCACGGTTGGTAGGAAGGATGATAAAGAGGAACTAGTTAATATGTTGATATCAGATACAGACAATAATAATATAGGTGTAGTCGCAATTACAGGCATGGGAGGTATCGGTAAAACGACCCTCGCTCGACTTATATACAACCAGGAAGaagttaaaaatcattttgatgTACAAGTCTGGGTTTGTGTGTCTGAAGATTTTGATATGTTGAGAGTAACCAAATCTCTCCTTGAAGTTGTCACTTCAAGAGAATGGAATACCAATAACCTTGATCTTCTTCGagttgaattgaagaaaaatttgaacaacaaAAGATTTTTGATTGTATTGGATGATGTTTGGAATGAAAACGGTTGTGATTGGGATGAGCTGATATGTCCTTTTTTTGGAAAATCGGGAAGCAAGGTAATCATTACAACACGTGAACAGAGAGTTGCAGAGGCTGTACGTGCATTTCACATTCATAAATTAGCACATCTATCGGACGAAGACTCTTGGCATTTACTCTCAAAGTGTGCATTTAGAAGTGAGAATTTTCATGGTGATGAATATCCAACCCTTGAAGAAATTGGTCGGAGGATTGCAATGAAGTGCGGTGGACTTCCACTGGCTGCTAGAGCACTTGGAGGACTTCTACGTGATACCGTAGATGCAGAGAAGTGGAATGCAATTCTGAATAGTGACATATGGAACTTATCAAATGATAAAGTCATGCCTGCATTGCATTTGAGTTATCAAGATCTTCCTTGTCACTTGAAAAGATGTTTCGCctattgttcaatttttccaaaGGATTATCAACTTGATAGGAAGCAATTGGTTTTGTTGTGGATGGCAGAAGGATTCATTGAGCATTATCTAGGTCCAAAAGAAGCAGAGGAAATAGGTAACGAGTTCTTTGCTGAATTGATATCTAGATCCTTAATTCAACAAGCATATGATGATACTGATGGAGAAAAATTTGTCATGCATGACCGTATCAGTGACTTAGCGGCATTCGTATCAGGAACAAGTTGTTGTTGCCTTAAATATGGAGGTAAAATCTCTAGAAATGTTCGTTATTTATCATATAACCGTGAAAAGCATGACATTTCTAGCAAGTGTGAGATTTTCCACGATTTCAAAGTCTTGCGAAGCTTCCTGCCGATTGGCCCCTTGTGGGGACAAAATTGCTTACCTAGACAGGTGGTTGTTGATTTATTACCCACTCTCATTAGACTGCGTGTGTTATCGCTATCAAAGTATAGAAATGTCACCAAGCTACCGGATTCACTTGACACTTTGACGCAATTGAGGTATCTAGATCTTTCCAACACAAGAATCAAAAGTTTGCCTAGCACAATATGTAACCTATACAATTTGCAAACcttgattttatcatattgtTATCGTCTCACTGATTTGCCAACACATATTGGAATGTTGATCAATTTACGTCACCTTGATATTAGTGGGACAAATATAAAAGAGTTGCCAATGCAAATTGTCGAACTAGAAGAACTTCGAACTCTAACTGTTTTTATAGTGGGTAAGGGTCAAATCGGGTTAAGTATCAAAGAGCTCAGGAAATATCCACGTCTACAGGGAAAACTTACCATCTTGAACCTGCATAATGTCACTGATTCCATGGAGGCATTTTCTGCCAACTTAAAAAGCAAAGAGCAAATTGAGGAGTTAGTATTACAATGGGGAGAACAAACTGAAGACCATCGAACTGAGAAAACTGTGCTTGATATGTTGCGACCATCAATAAACTTGAAGAAACTGAGTATTGGCTACTATGGCGGAAAAAGCTTTCCAAGTTGGTTGGGAGATTCTTCATTCTTTAACATGGTGTACCTTAGCATCAGTAATTGTGAATATTGCCTTACACTTCCATCACTAGGGCATCTATCTTCTCTCAAGGACCTAAGGTTAGATGGTATGAGGATGTTGAAGACTATTGGCCCAGAGTTCTATGGCATGGTAGGAGAAGGTTCCAATTCTTCATTCGAACCGTTTCCTTCCCTACAAAATCTGCAATTTAGGAACATGTCAAGTTGGAAGGAATGGCTTCCCTTTGAAGGAGGCAAACTTCCTTTTCCTTGTCTCCAAACTCTGAGGTTACAGAAGTGTTCTGAACTGAGAGGACATTTGCCCAACCATCTTCCTTCCATACAAcaaattataataattgattGTGGCCGTCTCCTAGAAACTCCGTCCACTCTGCATTGGCTCTcaacaatagaaaataaaaatattgtttaccTAAAATGA